The sequence GACGGGAAGATGGAAGGCCGCTGGGTGAGCTGGTTCGAGGATGGCGTGAAGCAGCTCGAAGGCGAGTATCGCGGCGGTCTCAAGCAGGGCGTGTGGACCCTCTACTACGAGGAGGGACAGAAGAACCGTGAGGAGGTCCACACCGCCGGCTCTCCGGAGATGAAGTGGACGGCCTGGCGCTCCGACGGGACGAAGTGGGCCGAGGGCACGCTCGTCGCGCATCAGGCGCAAGGTTCGTATTCGGAGTGGCACGCCAACGGCACGCTCGCGGTGAAGGGTGACTACGCGAATGGCGCGAAGGCGGGGGAGTGGAAGTACTGGGACGCGGATGGAAAGCCCTCGGCCACGCCGCAGGGTGACTTCTCGAGGGACTGAGGCATCGTGCGCTTCGGTTCGCACGTGAGGCCCGTGAGGCTCCTCGTCACGAGGGGCCTCGCGGCGGCGAGCGCATGAAGCCTGTCGGGTTCCTGCTGGTGCTGGTCCTCACGGCGGCGGGTGCATGCGACAGTTCGCGTGCGCCCGTCTCCGCGCCCGCCTCGGTGCGACAGTCCGTGGTGGGCGGTGCGCCTGAGCCGGGCTACCCGGCAGTGGGCGCCATCGTCCCAGTGTCGCCCATCTGCGGCGAGCCGGACGCGGAGGCGCCCGTGCTCTGCACCGGGACACTGGTCGCCCCGCGAGTCGTCCTGACGGCGGCGCACTGCGTGGAGAACACAGACGCGCC comes from Pyxidicoccus parkwaysis and encodes:
- a CDS encoding toxin-antitoxin system YwqK family antitoxin, which encodes MHTRVLVALAVVTGAMLGCSRASGPCPDGARLHGHAPPEGTVQWCAKSDGTKHGRWAEWHPNGQLKTEGQYVDGKMEGRWVSWFEDGVKQLEGEYRGGLKQGVWTLYYEEGQKNREEVHTAGSPEMKWTAWRSDGTKWAEGTLVAHQAQGSYSEWHANGTLAVKGDYANGAKAGEWKYWDADGKPSATPQGDFSRD